The following proteins come from a genomic window of Leptospira bandrabouensis:
- a CDS encoding DsbA family oxidoreductase has protein sequence MSTNSEPFSIDIVSDVACPWCYVGKKKLELALQTVGNKIDPQVRWRPFQLSPEIPESGIDYKEHLTQKFGSLDRLDGAWQRLTEIGKSVGIPFQFEAIPKATNTLILHALVAGLSTLEEQAKLVDLFFAANFTEGKDLTNKEVIWEVAEPIYKDRTKFEAIYSNPELKENIRQEISYYHQNGISGVPYFIIGGKYAVSGAQDASVFVEVIETVLKERESEKPS, from the coding sequence ATGTCAACCAACTCTGAACCTTTTTCCATTGATATCGTCTCTGATGTAGCTTGTCCCTGGTGTTATGTCGGAAAAAAGAAACTAGAGTTGGCCCTCCAGACTGTAGGTAACAAAATTGATCCCCAAGTTCGATGGAGACCTTTCCAACTTTCTCCAGAAATTCCTGAATCTGGGATTGATTACAAAGAGCACCTAACACAAAAATTTGGAAGTTTGGATCGGTTGGATGGTGCTTGGCAACGATTGACAGAAATTGGAAAATCGGTAGGCATTCCTTTTCAATTTGAAGCTATCCCAAAAGCTACCAATACACTCATTTTACACGCCCTGGTTGCGGGACTTTCGACTTTAGAAGAACAAGCAAAACTCGTAGATTTGTTTTTTGCCGCGAACTTTACTGAAGGAAAAGACCTTACAAATAAGGAAGTGATTTGGGAAGTAGCAGAACCGATTTATAAAGATCGCACCAAATTTGAAGCCATCTATTCAAATCCTGAACTCAAAGAAAATATCAGACAGGAAATTTCTTATTACCACCAAAATGGAATTAGTGGCGTTCCTTACTTTATCATAGGTGGAAAGTATGCTGTGAGCGGGGCACAAGATGCTTCTGTTTTTGTAGAAGTCATTGAAACTGTATTAAAAGAACGCGAATCAGAAAAACCAAGTTGA
- a CDS encoding Acg family FMN-binding oxidoreductase: MKLTRKSFLWNSLASGALVSLSALQNNLYAYSTTDATLHRQDPLGFAESLGLTKPIDQILVTALLAPNSHNSQPWKIKKVSDSEFLLFGDKEKQLIEIDSLNRQFFHTQGCFLELAHLTADKLMFDTKITYFPKGKPEPKTFSNLPVAKFEIFPKTKCVHDFLFAGVPNRRMNRSVYSGNLISKEEIEDLKILMGPTKHKLLFVNDPKQLESILPILDAAFAMETNRTESNELNRKWFRVSKEDIYTKRDGLTLEGNGLSGIKLWFAKTFFVDLSKESWHSESAKEAGIQMFQKQVYSSKALVFFITEGSDEERTWIETGRDFMRLTLACAVREVAFHTMNQSVEDYPESREFTKQLKTILGLKSKEQIQLIARMGRSSYEYNSPRRELSSFLI, from the coding sequence ATGAAGCTCACAAGAAAAAGTTTTTTATGGAACAGTTTGGCCTCAGGTGCCCTAGTGTCACTCTCTGCATTACAAAATAATTTATATGCTTATAGCACTACAGATGCAACACTCCATAGACAAGATCCCTTAGGATTTGCGGAGTCCCTTGGTTTAACCAAACCAATAGACCAGATCCTTGTCACAGCTCTCCTGGCACCCAATTCCCATAATTCGCAACCATGGAAAATAAAGAAGGTTTCCGATTCAGAATTTTTACTTTTTGGAGATAAAGAAAAACAACTTATTGAAATCGATTCTCTCAACAGACAATTTTTCCACACACAAGGTTGTTTTTTGGAACTTGCTCATTTAACAGCCGATAAACTAATGTTTGATACAAAAATCACCTACTTCCCAAAAGGCAAACCGGAACCAAAAACCTTTTCTAATTTGCCCGTTGCAAAATTTGAAATTTTCCCAAAAACTAAATGTGTTCATGATTTTTTATTTGCCGGTGTCCCCAATCGTAGAATGAACCGTTCCGTTTATTCTGGTAATTTAATTTCCAAGGAAGAAATAGAAGACTTAAAAATTTTAATGGGTCCCACAAAACATAAATTACTCTTCGTAAATGATCCAAAACAATTAGAATCCATACTTCCTATTTTGGATGCGGCCTTTGCAATGGAAACCAATCGTACGGAATCCAACGAACTGAATCGGAAATGGTTTCGTGTTTCGAAAGAAGACATTTATACAAAACGAGATGGACTCACATTAGAAGGAAATGGACTTTCAGGAATCAAACTTTGGTTTGCAAAAACATTCTTTGTGGATCTATCGAAAGAATCATGGCACTCTGAATCTGCCAAAGAAGCGGGAATTCAAATGTTCCAAAAGCAAGTGTATTCTTCTAAGGCACTTGTGTTTTTCATCACGGAAGGATCTGATGAGGAAAGAACTTGGATAGAAACTGGCCGGGATTTTATGCGTCTCACTTTGGCATGTGCAGTCAGAGAAGTTGCCTTTCACACCATGAACCAATCGGTAGAAGATTATCCTGAAAGTAGAGAGTTCACCAAACAATTGAAAACGATCCTTGGTCTAAAATCAAAAGAACAAATCCAATTGATAGCAAGGATGGGAAGGAGTTCGTACGAATACAATTCCCCTAGACGTGAATTGAGTAGTTTCCTGATTTAA